ATAGCGGCGGGCGACTTTTTCCGACCGGATCAGACCATCACCGGAGGTGAACTCGGTCATGATCAGGCCGCAGCCACCGAGGTCGCGGATAAAGCTGCGAAACACCGTATCCGTAATGCCCGACATCGGAGCCAGGGCGTTGGCCGGCGCGATGCAGAGATGGCGGGCGCCGTGCGCTACGGTGTAGCTGGCCGGAAGCTGCGCGGGCTCGGCCACGATGTCCGGCCGCGGCGCCGGGCTGTCCCAGAACTTCTGCACCTCTCGATTTTAGGCGATATTGATGACCTTGTTCTGAATGGCCCAGCGCACCAGTTGCGCTTTATTGTGGATGTCGAGCTTGCGCATGAGATTGAACTTGTGCGCTTCCACCGTCTTGGTGCTCAGGTTCAGGTGCACCGCAATTTCCTTGACCGACAGACCCTCGGCGAGCAGCTTGACGGTTTCGCGCTCGCGCGGGGTGAGCGTGGCCAGGCGCGGCTTGAAGCCCTCGGCGGGGTTACGCCCGACGCCGTCCGGCACCATCTTGGCCACGATGCGCGGGCTCAAATATTTCCCGCCGCGGCGCACCTCGCGCAAGGCGCCGATCAGGTGCTCCGCGGGGCTGTCCTTGAGCAGATAGCCGGAACCGCCGGCTTCCAGACACTGCTGCAGATAATCCTCGTCGTCATACATGCTCAGAAAAACGACCTTGGTTTCCGGACGCCGCTTGCGAATCTGGCGCACCGCCTCAAAGCTGGGCAAGCCGGGCATGCCGATATCCATCAGCACCAGATCCGGCCGCAGCTCCGCGGCTTTCGCTATGGCTTCGCTGCCGTTCTGGGCTTCGCCCACCACCTGCATGTCGTACTGGGCTTCGAGCAGCGTCTTCAGGCCCTGGCGGAACAGAGTGTGGTCATCAGTGAGGAGTAAACGCATTTTCATCATGGGAGATCAATGCACACGGGCGGCGCGCGCGCTGGCGGCGGCCGTCAGGGGAATATGCAGCCGCAGGCAGACCCCGCGGCCGGGCTGCGAGTGCAGCTCGAAGCGGCCGCCGGCCAGGCGGATGCGCTCGCGCATGCCCACCAGGCCGAAGCCCGGGCTGGCCGGCGCGCCTTCAGGCATGCCGATGCCGTCGTCCGCGAGCTGGACGGTGATGGCGTTGCCGGCGGCAGTGATGCCCAGGCGCACGTTGCGGGCCTGGGCATGGCGGGCGACGTTGCGCAGCCCCTCGAGCACCACGCGATAGAGCAGAATTTCGTGACGGCGGTCGAGGTGCAGGCCGTTCAGGGCAAATTGAAAGCGGGTGTGCCAGTGTTGCTGCGCACGCAGACGCTGCAGCTCGCGGCGCAGCGTGGCCTCGAGGCCGAGCTCATCCAGCACGAGCGGGGAGAGCTCGGCCAGGATGCGGCGCAGTTCGCCCACGCTGGTATCTACCAGCGCCACGCCTTTTTCCAGCCATTTGCGGGTGGTCGGGGTGGGACCGGCGTGCAGCGCCATTTCCAGGTAGAGCCGCAGGGCCAGCAGCGCCTGCCCGGTTTCATCGTGCAGGTCGCGGCTGATGCGCCGGCGCTCTTCATCGTGGGCTTCGAGCAGCCGGCGCGACAACGCCGTCGCCCGCACCTGCTCCCGCTGCAGCCGTTCGCGCATGCGCGTGCGCTCGATCGCTAACGTCGAGCGCTCGGCCAGCGCCAGGAGGAGATCCTTCTCCTTGGGCAGGCATTCGTAGACGCGGTCAAACGCCACCGTCAACACCCCCTGCACTTCCGCGCCATCGCGCAGCGGCACCGCCCAGACGGATTTGATGTCCAGCTCCCGGTAAAAGGGTTGCGCTACCCGCGGGTCATCGGCCGCATTCAGCACGAATCCAGGTTCACCCGTGCGCAGCACCCCCAGGAAGAACGAGCCCACGCCGGCGTGATCCAGAATCATTTCGGGCGCAAAACCGAACGTGGCCGCATGTTGCAGGCGCGGAGGGCTTGCCCCCCGGTTCGGGTGCTCGAGCAGCAGAATCTCGCCATAGCGCAACGGA
The sequence above is drawn from the Acidobacteriota bacterium genome and encodes:
- a CDS encoding GAF domain-containing sensor histidine kinase, with protein sequence MDKTDADPQLADAQRCLREHAAELLAAWRRRFHPSPGLHPRALRTLEQLILPRPEATSGGWEIWREHVQYTAVRLAKLNVPLDMVHAAFAAFRPLGIAFLVPSLGEPAATAAQDRLQHETQAAVADAYVATQGRAVEALLSVLDVELSAANLNQLLDRLLQQAARLFPLRYGEILLLEHPNRGASPPRLQHAATFGFAPEMILDHAGVGSFFLGVLRTGEPGFVLNAADDPRVAQPFYRELDIKSVWAVPLRDGAEVQGVLTVAFDRVYECLPKEKDLLLALAERSTLAIERTRMRERLQREQVRATALSRRLLEAHDEERRRISRDLHDETGQALLALRLYLEMALHAGPTPTTRKWLEKGVALVDTSVGELRRILAELSPLVLDELGLEATLRRELQRLRAQQHWHTRFQFALNGLHLDRRHEILLYRVVLEGLRNVARHAQARNVRLGITAAGNAITVQLADDGIGMPEGAPASPGFGLVGMRERIRLAGGRFELHSQPGRGVCLRLHIPLTAAASARAARVH
- a CDS encoding response regulator transcription factor; the encoded protein is MRLLLTDDHTLFRQGLKTLLEAQYDMQVVGEAQNGSEAIAKAAELRPDLVLMDIGMPGLPSFEAVRQIRKRRPETKVVFLSMYDDEDYLQQCLEAGGSGYLLKDSPAEHLIGALREVRRGGKYLSPRIVAKMVPDGVGRNPAEGFKPRLATLTPRERETVKLLAEGLSVKEIAVHLNLSTKTVEAHKFNLMRKLDIHNKAQLVRWAIQNKVINIA